A single genomic interval of Bos javanicus breed banteng chromosome 8, ARS-OSU_banteng_1.0, whole genome shotgun sequence harbors:
- the PHYHIP gene encoding phytanoyl-CoA hydroxylase-interacting protein, translating into MELLSTPHSIEVSNITCDSFRISWTMENSDLERVTHYFIDLNKKENKNSNKFKHRDVPTKLVAKAVPLPMTVRGHWFLSPRTEYSVAVQTAVKQSDGEYLVSGWSETVEFCTGDYAKEHLAQLQEKAEQIAGRMLRFSVFYRNHHKEYFQHARTHCGNMLQPYLKDNSGSHGSPTSGMLHGVFFSCNTEFNTGQPPQDSPYGRWRFQIPAQRLFNPSTNLYFADFYCMYTAYHYAILVLAPKGSLGDRFCRDRLPLLDIACNKFLTCSVEDGELVFRHAQDLILEIIYTEPVDLSLGTLGEISGHQLMSLSTADAKKDPSCKTCNISVGR; encoded by the exons ATGGAGCTGCTGTCCACGCCCCACAGCATTGAGGTCAGCAACATCACCTGCGACTCCTTCCGCATCTCCTGGACCATGGAGAACAGTGACCTGGAGAGGGTCACCCACTACTTCATCGACCTGAACAAGAAGGAGAATAAGAACTCCAACAAGTTCAAGCACCGG GATGTCCCCACCAAGCTTGTTGCCAAGGCTGTGCCACTGCCTATGACGGTGAGAGGCCACTGGTTCCTGAGTCCCCGCACTGAATACAGTGTGGCAGTGCAGACTGCTGTGAAGCAGAGCGACGGGGAGTACCTGGTGTCTGGCTGGAGTGAGACGGTCGAGTTCTGCACTGGGG ATTATGCCAAGGAGCACCTGGCCCAGCTACAGGAGAAGGCTGAGCAGATTGCAGGCCGCATGCTCCGCTTCTCTGTCTTCTACCGCAACCATCACAAGGAGTACTTCCAGCACGCCAG GACACACTGCGGGAACATGCTGCAACCCTACCTGAAGGACAACAGCGGCAGCCACGGCTCCCCGACCAGCGGCATGCTCCACGGTGTCTTCTTCAGCTGCAATACCGAGTTCAACACTGGCCAGCCCCCGCAGGACTCCCCCTACGGCCGCTGGCGCTTCCAGATCCCCGCCCAGCGCCTTTTCAACCCCAGCACCAACCTCTACTTTGCGGACTTCTACTGTATGTACACGGCCTACCACTACGCCATCCTGGTGCTGGCCCCCAAGGGTTCTCTGGGGGACCGCTTCTGCCGCGACCGTCTGCCTCTCCTGGACATTGCCTGCAACAAGTTCCTGACCTGCAGCGTGGAGGATGGGGAGCTGGTCTTCCGCCATGCCCAGGACCTCATCCTGGAGATCATCTACACGGAGCCGGTTGACCTGTCCCTGGGCACCCTGGGGGAGATCAGCGGGCACCAGCTGATGAGCCTGTCCACCGCCGACGCCAAGAAAGACCCCAGCTGCAAGACCTGCAACATCAGCGTGGGCCGCTAG